A genome region from Mycolicibacterium litorale includes the following:
- a CDS encoding DeoR/GlpR family DNA-binding transcription regulator, translated as MPSLNAHARRAAIAARIDTDREVDFASLAEEFGVSEMTIRRDIERLEDQGIARRVLGGAIAFGGKSTEPSFAARAAEAADEKIHIASAVADLLHPQETVILDSGSTVLAVARALRGRGLGLTVITPSVLVAVELADEPDTTILLTGGKVRPGELSLIGAEAEDFYLRYNCDTYVMGIAGVDGKRGASEYHREEGNVKQAAMRSADRVIVAADATKLGRVQLINVAPPSEISVLVTDGPPDHPTLETLRDRGVQVVCVDAARPGTRPTAAG; from the coding sequence GTGCCCTCCCTGAACGCGCATGCGCGGCGCGCGGCGATCGCCGCCCGGATCGACACCGACCGGGAAGTCGACTTCGCCTCGCTCGCCGAGGAATTCGGCGTTTCGGAGATGACGATCCGGCGCGACATCGAGCGGCTGGAGGATCAGGGCATCGCCCGCCGCGTGCTCGGCGGGGCGATCGCGTTCGGCGGTAAGTCCACCGAGCCGTCGTTCGCCGCGCGCGCGGCCGAAGCGGCCGACGAGAAGATCCACATCGCCAGTGCGGTGGCCGATCTGCTGCACCCGCAGGAGACGGTGATCCTCGACAGCGGGAGCACCGTGCTCGCGGTCGCGCGCGCCCTGCGGGGTCGCGGGCTGGGGCTGACCGTGATCACCCCGAGCGTGCTGGTCGCCGTGGAACTCGCCGACGAACCCGACACCACGATCCTGCTGACCGGGGGCAAGGTGCGCCCCGGCGAGTTGAGCCTCATCGGCGCCGAGGCCGAGGACTTCTATCTGCGCTACAACTGCGACACCTACGTCATGGGTATCGCCGGCGTCGACGGCAAACGCGGCGCATCGGAGTACCACCGCGAAGAAGGCAACGTCAAACAGGCCGCGATGCGGTCGGCCGACCGGGTCATCGTGGCCGCCGATGCGACCAAACTCGGCCGCGTCCAGCTCATCAACGTCGCGCCGCCGTCGGAGATCTCGGTGCTGGTGACCGACGGCCCACCCGACCATCCGACGCTGGAGACGTTGCGCGACAGGGGTGTGCAGGTCGTGTGCGTGGACGCCGCCCGGCCGGGCACCCGCCCCACAGCGGCGGGCTGA
- a CDS encoding inositol monophosphatase family protein — protein MSVREMPPSVGELEDLATAAAQTGAQLCLMRMGEPITVSTKSAAGDVVTPVDRAAEEAVRAVLLDERPADSLLGEELPAHCGTSGLEWVIDPLDGTTNYTRLIPYFATSVAVRRTSDGAWLAGAVSAPALGATWSAARGGGAQLRSPAQRAVLPLQLPATTARLIGTGLSYDPGRRRRQVRELGALLADYTDMRRFGAAAVDLCLVAQGSLHAFVEDDLAVHDWAAGALIAEEAGATVYRPTDGDETVSATWV, from the coding sequence GTGAGCGTGCGGGAGATGCCGCCGTCGGTGGGTGAACTGGAGGACCTCGCCACGGCCGCGGCCCAGACGGGTGCGCAGCTGTGCCTGATGCGCATGGGTGAGCCGATCACGGTGAGCACCAAGAGCGCCGCCGGGGACGTCGTCACCCCGGTCGACCGGGCTGCGGAGGAGGCGGTGCGTGCGGTGCTGCTCGACGAACGTCCGGCCGACTCCCTGCTGGGGGAGGAGCTGCCCGCGCACTGCGGTACCAGCGGGCTCGAGTGGGTCATCGACCCGCTCGACGGCACGACCAACTACACCCGGCTGATCCCGTACTTCGCGACGTCGGTGGCGGTCCGCCGGACCTCCGACGGCGCCTGGCTGGCCGGTGCGGTGAGCGCACCGGCCCTGGGCGCGACATGGAGCGCCGCCAGGGGCGGCGGCGCCCAGCTGAGGTCGCCCGCGCAGCGGGCGGTGCTGCCGTTGCAGCTGCCCGCGACCACGGCACGGCTGATCGGCACGGGTCTTTCCTACGACCCGGGTCGGCGCCGCAGGCAGGTCCGGGAACTCGGAGCCCTGCTCGCCGATTACACCGACATGCGTCGGTTCGGCGCGGCGGCCGTCGATCTGTGCCTGGTCGCCCAGGGCAGCCTGCACGCGTTCGTCGAGGACGACCTCGCCGTGCACGACTGGGCGGCGGGTGCGCTGATCGCCGAGGAAGCGGGCGCGACGGTGTACCGGCCGACCGACGGCGACGAGACCGTCTCGGCCACCTGGGTCTGA
- a CDS encoding BtpA/SgcQ family protein: MTNWLDEVFAVQKPVIAMLHLAALPGDPGYDSAAGLRAVVDRAKGELAALREGGVDGVMISNEFSLPYLTKTEPITAITMARIIGELLPDLTLPYGVNVLWDGRASIDLAVATGAQWVREIFTGVYASDFGLWDTNVGAVARHRHRIGGAGVKLLFNIVPESAAYLSDRDLASITKTTVFATRPDGICVSGLTAGASTDSQALQVVKDEAGDVPVFVNTGVRAHNAAEQLSIADGAIVGTYFKEDGVFENRAVQSRVTELMTVVRDFRATL, translated from the coding sequence ATGACCAATTGGCTCGATGAGGTGTTCGCGGTCCAGAAGCCGGTGATCGCGATGCTGCACCTGGCTGCGCTGCCCGGCGATCCCGGATATGACTCCGCGGCCGGTCTGCGCGCCGTGGTGGACCGCGCCAAGGGCGAACTCGCCGCACTGCGTGAGGGCGGCGTCGACGGCGTGATGATCTCCAACGAGTTCAGCTTGCCGTACCTCACCAAGACCGAACCCATCACCGCCATCACGATGGCACGGATCATCGGCGAACTGCTTCCCGACCTGACGCTGCCCTACGGCGTCAACGTGCTGTGGGACGGCCGGGCGTCGATCGACCTCGCCGTGGCCACCGGCGCACAGTGGGTGCGGGAGATCTTCACCGGCGTCTACGCCAGCGACTTCGGCCTGTGGGACACCAACGTCGGCGCCGTCGCCCGCCACCGCCACCGCATCGGCGGGGCCGGGGTGAAGCTGCTGTTCAACATCGTGCCGGAGTCGGCGGCCTACCTGTCCGACCGCGACCTCGCGTCGATCACCAAGACGACGGTGTTCGCCACCCGTCCCGACGGTATCTGCGTCTCCGGGCTGACCGCAGGCGCCTCCACCGACTCCCAGGCGCTGCAGGTGGTCAAGGACGAGGCCGGCGACGTGCCGGTTTTCGTCAACACCGGCGTGCGCGCGCACAACGCGGCCGAGCAGCTGTCCATCGCCGACGGAGCCATCGTCGGGACCTACTTCAAGGAGGACGGTGTGTTCGAGAACCGCGCTGTCCAATCCCGGGTGACCGAGCTGATGACCGTCGTGCGGGACTTCCGCGCCACGCTGTGA
- a CDS encoding FGGY-family carbohydrate kinase, translating to MSQFTIGVDIGTTGTKTVLIDVVTARIVAQASRESRLFADAPGHAEADPSQWIGNAHSTIRSVLDESGVAPEQVGALSTTGMVPAVVPVAADSAPVRRALLQNDARATAQIERLRGALDSDDVLAATGSAITQQSVAPTAMWLRENEPETWARTARLVGSYDWVLMALGAAPHVELNWAIESGLGTTDGQRYAPMYDAAGLAHDIVPDVLTPGAQAGTLSAAAAAATGLPQGLPLIVGGADHVLSAYAAGVNAAGDWLVKLGGAGDVLAASDTPVIDGRLYLDAHPVPGRWLPNGCMATSGSLIRWFQTLAGGVDLLQLDDEAAERGAAEILCLPYFLGEKSPLHDPDLRGAFVGLDLAHTRADMYRAVLEAIAFGFKHHTDVFASIGVPLQRAMVTNGGSRSVLWKQILADVLDTPLHPVIGHPGASLGAAVIAAIGVGALDDWDGAERFLTLGDAVEPDRRHVERYADAYAQWRALGDVLTPVSHQLARKAQ from the coding sequence ATGTCGCAGTTCACGATCGGTGTCGACATCGGCACCACGGGAACCAAGACGGTGCTCATCGACGTCGTCACGGCGCGCATCGTGGCCCAGGCCTCCCGGGAGAGTCGGCTGTTCGCCGATGCGCCGGGACACGCCGAGGCCGATCCGTCACAGTGGATCGGCAACGCGCACAGCACCATTCGCTCCGTCCTCGACGAATCCGGCGTCGCCCCAGAGCAGGTCGGCGCGCTGTCCACCACCGGCATGGTGCCCGCGGTGGTGCCCGTGGCCGCCGACAGCGCCCCTGTGCGCCGGGCCCTGCTGCAGAACGACGCCCGCGCCACCGCCCAGATCGAGCGCCTGCGCGGCGCGCTCGACTCCGACGACGTCCTGGCGGCCACCGGATCGGCGATCACCCAGCAGTCCGTGGCGCCGACGGCGATGTGGTTGCGGGAGAACGAACCCGAGACGTGGGCGCGCACCGCACGCCTCGTCGGGTCCTACGACTGGGTGCTGATGGCCCTCGGCGCCGCACCCCACGTCGAACTCAACTGGGCGATCGAGTCGGGCCTCGGCACCACCGACGGACAACGCTACGCACCGATGTACGACGCCGCCGGCCTGGCCCACGACATCGTCCCCGACGTGCTGACGCCCGGCGCGCAGGCCGGAACGCTGAGTGCCGCAGCGGCGGCCGCCACCGGACTGCCACAGGGGCTCCCGCTGATCGTGGGCGGGGCCGATCACGTCCTGTCGGCGTACGCGGCGGGTGTCAACGCCGCCGGCGACTGGCTGGTGAAGCTGGGCGGCGCGGGCGACGTGCTGGCCGCCAGCGACACCCCGGTCATCGACGGCCGCCTGTACCTCGACGCGCATCCGGTGCCGGGCCGCTGGCTGCCCAACGGGTGCATGGCCACCAGCGGCAGCCTGATCCGGTGGTTCCAGACGCTTGCCGGCGGTGTCGACCTCCTGCAGCTCGACGACGAGGCCGCCGAACGGGGTGCCGCTGAAATCCTCTGTCTACCCTACTTTCTCGGCGAGAAGAGCCCACTGCACGATCCGGATCTGCGTGGCGCGTTCGTCGGCCTCGACCTCGCTCACACCCGGGCCGACATGTATCGCGCCGTCCTGGAGGCGATCGCCTTCGGGTTCAAGCACCACACCGACGTGTTCGCCTCGATCGGCGTACCGCTGCAGCGGGCGATGGTCACCAACGGCGGCAGCAGATCGGTGCTGTGGAAGCAGATCCTCGCCGACGTCCTCGACACTCCCCTGCATCCGGTGATCGGCCATCCGGGCGCGTCGCTGGGGGCGGCGGTGATCGCGGCCATCGGCGTCGGCGCACTCGACGACTGGGACGGCGCCGAGCGTTTCCTCACCCTCGGCGACGCCGTCGAACCCGACCGCCGCCACGTCGAGCGCTACGCCGACGCCTACGCCCAGTGGCGCGCCCTCGGCGACGTGCTCACCCCCGTCTCCCACCAACTCGCCCGAAAGGCCCAGTGA
- a CDS encoding SDR family NAD(P)-dependent oxidoreductase encodes MTAVSPSLHTAVVTGAGSGIGRAIATTLAGRGWRVIVTDVNLAGAEETVAGLEGTADPGHEALQLDVTDAAAAGRLADDVADRLGLDAWINNAGVSAMERFVDVTPAQYDRSLDINTKAVFFCGQAAARAMIRTGRAGTIVNTASMAAKQGRVPFLSDYVASKFAVLGLTQAMAFELAAHQITVNCVCPGFVATPMQSRELEWEAQLTGSTPDAVRQSWVDATPLARLQTPDDVARAVAFLVSEDARFITGEALSVNGGAYMD; translated from the coding sequence ATGACTGCCGTTTCACCCTCGCTCCACACCGCCGTGGTCACCGGCGCCGGATCCGGGATCGGCCGCGCGATCGCGACGACGCTGGCCGGCCGTGGCTGGCGGGTGATCGTCACCGACGTCAACCTGGCCGGCGCCGAAGAAACCGTCGCGGGACTCGAGGGCACCGCCGACCCGGGCCACGAGGCGCTGCAACTCGACGTCACCGACGCCGCGGCCGCGGGCCGGCTGGCCGACGACGTGGCCGACCGGCTCGGGCTCGACGCCTGGATCAACAATGCGGGAGTGTCGGCGATGGAGCGCTTCGTCGACGTCACGCCCGCGCAGTACGACCGCTCGCTCGACATCAACACCAAGGCGGTGTTCTTTTGCGGACAGGCCGCCGCGCGGGCGATGATCCGCACCGGCCGGGCCGGCACCATCGTCAACACCGCGTCGATGGCCGCCAAACAGGGCCGGGTGCCGTTCCTCTCCGACTACGTGGCCTCGAAATTCGCCGTCCTGGGCCTGACGCAGGCCATGGCCTTCGAACTGGCGGCCCACCAGATCACCGTCAACTGCGTGTGCCCGGGCTTCGTCGCGACCCCGATGCAGTCGCGGGAACTGGAATGGGAAGCGCAGCTCACCGGCTCCACCCCCGATGCGGTACGCCAAAGCTGGGTCGACGCAACACCTCTGGCCCGGCTGCAGACACCGGACGACGTCGCCCGTGCGGTGGCGTTCCTGGTCTCCGAGGACGCCCGGTTCATCACCGGGGAAGCGCTCTCCGTCAACGGCGGTGCGTACATGGATTGA
- a CDS encoding ABC transporter substrate-binding protein: protein MKIPMLGRRPARRNATRWLPALAVTTGLVLSGCAGSGGSGDEQSSSGLGDIPTDTNATVRVLMENVPDTEIVQGMVGQFNEKYPDIKVQIETMTFDQMRDRLVSSFQAAEPAYDLIVVDNPWMDDFAAAGFLEPLNDRISATSDYQPDDFFPSLTDITDVDGTTYGVPFYNYALGYIYNTRDLEAAKLEVPADLDALVTTSQRLKAGDRAGIAMQPQRGYKIFEEWANWLFAAGGSIYDEDGKPTLNTEQAARALNAYIETYRTAAPANSLAWGFDEAFRSVSGGNAASMIGYNWNLPALNDPAGASGERAGQFSLAPIPGGKSALGLWSWAIPANSAAPDAAWAFTSWITSPAVDAQRVAAGGAVTRKGSLTDPKVLADGYGEEYYRVVGEILADAAPLSQGRGGEEMIQAVGTELNDAAAGNKSVADALRDAQAAAERIQQ, encoded by the coding sequence ATGAAGATCCCGATGCTCGGCCGGCGCCCAGCGCGGCGGAATGCCACGCGATGGTTGCCGGCTTTGGCCGTGACCACCGGACTGGTCCTGAGCGGCTGCGCCGGATCAGGGGGTTCCGGCGACGAGCAGAGTTCGTCGGGACTGGGTGACATCCCCACCGACACCAACGCCACCGTGCGGGTGCTGATGGAAAACGTGCCGGACACCGAGATCGTGCAGGGCATGGTCGGGCAGTTCAACGAGAAGTACCCCGACATCAAGGTCCAGATCGAGACCATGACGTTCGACCAGATGCGCGACCGCCTGGTGTCGTCGTTCCAGGCCGCCGAACCGGCCTACGACCTGATCGTCGTCGACAACCCGTGGATGGACGACTTCGCCGCCGCCGGCTTCCTCGAGCCGCTGAACGACCGGATCTCCGCCACCAGCGACTACCAGCCCGACGACTTCTTCCCGTCGCTGACCGACATCACCGACGTCGACGGCACGACCTACGGGGTGCCGTTCTACAACTACGCGCTGGGCTACATCTACAACACCCGCGACCTGGAGGCCGCGAAGCTGGAGGTGCCCGCCGATCTGGACGCGCTGGTCACCACGTCGCAGCGGCTCAAGGCCGGCGACCGCGCGGGCATCGCGATGCAGCCGCAGCGCGGCTACAAGATCTTCGAGGAGTGGGCCAACTGGCTGTTCGCCGCCGGCGGGTCGATCTACGACGAGGACGGCAAGCCGACGCTGAACACCGAGCAAGCCGCCCGCGCCCTGAACGCCTACATCGAGACCTACCGCACCGCGGCCCCGGCGAACAGCCTGGCCTGGGGCTTCGACGAGGCGTTCCGCTCGGTCTCCGGAGGCAACGCCGCCTCGATGATCGGATACAACTGGAACCTGCCCGCCCTCAACGATCCGGCCGGTGCGTCGGGCGAACGCGCCGGACAGTTCTCGCTCGCGCCGATCCCCGGCGGCAAGTCCGCACTCGGCCTGTGGAGTTGGGCGATTCCGGCGAATTCGGCGGCTCCCGACGCCGCGTGGGCGTTCACGTCCTGGATCACCTCACCCGCCGTCGACGCCCAGCGTGTCGCCGCGGGTGGAGCGGTGACCCGCAAGGGTTCGCTGACCGATCCGAAGGTGCTGGCCGACGGGTACGGCGAGGAGTACTACCGCGTCGTCGGTGAGATCCTGGCCGACGCCGCCCCGCTTTCGCAGGGCCGCGGCGGTGAGGAGATGATCCAAGCCGTGGGAACCGAGCTCAACGACGCCGCAGCCGGCAACAAGAGCGTCGCCGACGCACTGCGCGACGCACAGGCGGCCGCAGAGCGAATCCAGCAGTGA
- a CDS encoding carbohydrate ABC transporter permease yields MRFKYGMLMPLLALFGVAVGFPLCYAAYLSVTDYRLTDRRAPDFVGIANFGSALSNPAFWEAFATTAIYVVVAVSLELVLGFALALALHQQKWAKDLSRAIVLAPMFITPIAVGLIFRFLLNDQIGAIPALLHAVGADYDFFGAGKALLTLAFIDVWQWTPFMVLLILAGLESMPKQPMEAARVDGAGPVYRLRRVLIPMLAPVLTVAVLLRALDALRVFEYVYATTRGGPGTETQTLQYFMYLEGIQFFRLAQASAMAFIVLVLVLAVIVIAFRAMERSRERTTVR; encoded by the coding sequence ATGAGATTCAAGTACGGCATGCTGATGCCGCTGCTCGCGTTGTTCGGCGTGGCCGTCGGATTCCCGCTCTGCTATGCGGCTTACCTGTCGGTCACCGACTACCGGCTGACCGACCGGCGGGCGCCGGATTTCGTCGGCATCGCGAACTTCGGCTCGGCGCTGTCGAACCCCGCGTTCTGGGAGGCGTTCGCGACCACCGCGATCTATGTCGTGGTGGCGGTGTCCCTGGAACTGGTCCTCGGATTCGCGCTCGCGCTGGCCCTGCACCAGCAGAAGTGGGCCAAGGACCTGTCCAGGGCGATCGTGCTGGCGCCGATGTTCATCACCCCGATCGCGGTGGGCCTGATCTTCCGGTTCCTGCTCAACGACCAGATCGGCGCCATCCCCGCGCTGCTGCACGCGGTGGGCGCCGACTACGACTTCTTCGGCGCCGGCAAGGCGCTGCTGACGCTGGCGTTCATCGACGTGTGGCAGTGGACCCCGTTCATGGTGCTGCTCATCCTGGCGGGGCTGGAGTCGATGCCCAAGCAGCCGATGGAGGCCGCCCGCGTGGACGGCGCAGGCCCCGTCTATCGCCTGCGTCGGGTGCTGATCCCGATGCTGGCGCCGGTGCTGACCGTCGCGGTGCTGCTGCGCGCCCTCGACGCACTGCGCGTCTTCGAGTACGTCTACGCCACCACCCGCGGCGGGCCGGGCACCGAAACCCAGACCCTGCAGTACTTCATGTATCTCGAGGGCATCCAGTTCTTCCGGCTCGCCCAGGCCAGCGCCATGGCGTTCATCGTGCTGGTGCTGGTGCTGGCGGTGATCGTGATCGCCTTCCGAGCGATGGAGCGCAGCCGCGAAAGGACCACCGTCCGGTGA
- a CDS encoding carbohydrate ABC transporter permease produces the protein MKPSRPAARPRPLEVLRIAVLTAALVFVLFPIAWVALASFKTPAQMSEPFLIAFGPTLDNWRSVFESGIFAAAGRSVLVGVVTVAVSLVVGSMGAYVIAKYRAGGSLTRFGMLAAQVVPPAVMVFPFLTMAQALRMTDTLVPVIFAHLSFVLPLVTWFLIGFFEAVPASLEEQARVDGFTRWQAFRLVVLPQVLPGIGAAGIFGFTLSWNDMFYGLILAPGNAAILPVAISNFNTFRGVQIGTMSAAIMIAIVPVVVASFFIQRRLVQGISGGAVKY, from the coding sequence GTGAAACCCTCCCGTCCCGCGGCCCGGCCGCGGCCCCTCGAAGTGCTGCGCATCGCCGTGCTGACCGCGGCCCTGGTGTTCGTGCTGTTCCCCATCGCGTGGGTGGCGCTGGCCAGCTTCAAGACGCCGGCACAGATGTCGGAGCCGTTCCTCATCGCCTTCGGCCCCACCCTGGACAACTGGCGATCGGTGTTCGAGTCGGGCATCTTCGCCGCAGCCGGCCGCAGCGTGCTGGTCGGTGTGGTCACCGTGGCGGTGAGCCTGGTGGTCGGCAGCATGGGCGCCTATGTGATCGCCAAGTACCGCGCCGGTGGGTCGCTGACCCGCTTCGGCATGCTGGCCGCCCAGGTCGTCCCGCCCGCGGTCATGGTGTTCCCGTTCCTGACCATGGCCCAGGCGCTGAGGATGACCGACACGCTGGTGCCGGTCATCTTCGCGCACCTGTCGTTCGTGCTGCCGCTGGTCACGTGGTTCCTGATCGGGTTCTTCGAAGCCGTCCCGGCCTCGCTGGAGGAGCAGGCCCGCGTCGACGGGTTCACCCGCTGGCAGGCCTTCCGGCTGGTGGTGCTGCCGCAGGTGCTGCCCGGTATCGGCGCCGCGGGGATCTTCGGGTTCACCTTGTCGTGGAACGACATGTTCTACGGGCTGATCCTGGCGCCCGGCAACGCCGCGATCCTGCCGGTGGCGATCTCGAACTTCAACACCTTCCGCGGCGTCCAGATCGGAACGATGAGCGCCGCGATCATGATCGCCATCGTGCCGGTGGTGGTCGCCAGCTTCTTCATCCAGCGACGCCTGGTCCAGGGGATCAGCGGCGGCGCGGTCAAGTACTAG
- a CDS encoding ABC transporter ATP-binding protein has product MASVTFSAVTKAYGDATVVSGLDLELTDGSMTVLVGPSGCGKTTSLRMLAGLEKVSSGSIRIGDRDVTALEPKERDIAMVFQNYALYPHLSVRENIAFPLRAKRIPRAEALRRADDIAESLGLGKLVARKPKDLSGGQQQRVAIGRAIIREPSVFLFDEPLSNLDAKLRVETRTELLRLQRRLGITSLYVTHDQEEAMTLSDRIVVMRDGQIAQAAPPAEVYQRPADTFVATFVGSPKMNLITGAVAAGELRCESGLRIAVGGPDSAAVTIGVRPDDLTLSARADGAATVELVELLGPRAIVTVRAGGEQLTSVVTAAELADIAPGASVDLSARPADVHRFDPQTGVRL; this is encoded by the coding sequence ATGGCATCGGTCACCTTCTCCGCGGTCACCAAGGCGTACGGCGACGCCACCGTGGTCTCGGGTCTGGACCTCGAACTCACCGACGGCAGCATGACCGTGCTGGTCGGCCCGTCGGGTTGCGGTAAGACCACGTCGCTGCGCATGCTCGCCGGGCTGGAGAAGGTCAGCTCCGGGTCGATCCGCATCGGCGATCGCGACGTGACCGCGCTGGAACCCAAGGAACGCGACATCGCGATGGTGTTCCAGAACTACGCGCTCTACCCCCACCTGTCGGTGCGGGAGAACATCGCGTTCCCGCTGCGCGCCAAGCGCATCCCGCGCGCCGAGGCGTTGCGCCGGGCCGACGACATCGCCGAATCGCTCGGGCTGGGCAAGCTGGTCGCGCGCAAGCCCAAGGATCTTTCGGGCGGCCAGCAGCAGCGCGTGGCGATCGGCCGCGCCATCATCCGGGAACCCTCGGTGTTCCTGTTCGACGAGCCGCTGAGCAACCTCGACGCCAAGCTGCGGGTGGAGACCCGCACCGAGTTGCTGCGCCTGCAGCGCCGGCTCGGGATCACCTCGCTCTACGTCACGCACGACCAGGAAGAGGCGATGACGCTGTCGGACCGCATCGTGGTGATGCGCGACGGGCAGATCGCCCAGGCCGCTCCCCCGGCCGAGGTCTACCAGCGCCCGGCCGACACGTTCGTCGCCACGTTCGTCGGCAGTCCGAAGATGAACCTGATCACCGGCGCGGTCGCGGCCGGTGAACTGCGGTGCGAATCCGGGCTGCGCATCGCCGTCGGCGGCCCCGACTCCGCCGCGGTGACGATCGGTGTCCGGCCCGACGACCTGACGCTGTCCGCGCGCGCCGACGGTGCCGCCACGGTCGAACTGGTGGAGTTGCTGGGTCCCCGCGCGATCGTCACGGTGCGGGCCGGTGGTGAGCAGCTGACCAGTGTGGTGACCGCGGCCGAACTCGCCGACATCGCCCCGGGCGCCTCGGTGGACCTGTCCGCGCGCCCGGCCGACGTGCACCGCTTCGACCCGCAGACGGGTGTGCGGCTCTAG
- a CDS encoding heme o synthase, translating into MSIRERHLSHGAPSRIRTTVLAYLALTKPRVIELLLVTAIPAMLLADRGTVDPLLILNTLIGGMLAAAGANTLNCVADADIDKMMKRTARRPLARATVPTRNALIFGLVLSAASFAWLWISSNLLSGLLALATIAFYVFVYTLLLKRRTSQNVVWGGAAGCMPVMIGWSAVTGTIQWPALVMFAIIFFWTPPHTWALAMRYKDDYKAAGVPMLPAVATERQVTRQILIYTWLTVLTTLALALATGWLYASVAALAGAWFLVMAHQLYNGVKRGEPVKPLRLFLQSNNYLAVVFCALAVDSVLALPTLFG; encoded by the coding sequence GTGAGCATTCGCGAGCGCCACCTCAGCCATGGGGCGCCGTCTCGCATCCGCACCACGGTGTTGGCATATCTGGCGCTGACGAAACCCCGCGTGATCGAGTTGCTGCTGGTCACCGCCATTCCGGCGATGCTGCTGGCCGATCGCGGCACGGTGGACCCGCTGCTGATCCTCAACACGCTGATCGGTGGGATGCTGGCCGCGGCGGGCGCGAACACGCTCAACTGCGTCGCCGACGCCGACATCGACAAGATGATGAAGCGGACCGCACGCCGTCCGCTGGCGCGCGCGACCGTCCCCACCCGCAACGCCCTGATCTTCGGGCTGGTGCTGTCGGCTGCCTCGTTCGCCTGGCTGTGGATCAGCAGCAACCTGCTGTCCGGCCTGCTGGCTCTGGCGACCATCGCGTTCTACGTCTTCGTCTACACCCTGCTGCTCAAACGCCGCACCTCTCAGAACGTGGTGTGGGGCGGGGCCGCCGGCTGCATGCCGGTGATGATCGGCTGGTCGGCCGTCACCGGCACCATTCAATGGCCGGCCCTGGTGATGTTCGCGATCATCTTCTTCTGGACGCCGCCGCACACCTGGGCGCTGGCGATGCGGTACAAGGACGACTACAAGGCGGCCGGGGTGCCGATGCTGCCCGCGGTGGCCACCGAGCGTCAGGTCACCCGCCAGATCCTGATCTACACCTGGCTGACCGTGCTCACCACGCTGGCGCTGGCCCTGGCCACCGGTTGGCTGTACGCCTCGGTCGCCGCGCTCGCCGGCGCCTGGTTCCTGGTCATGGCTCACCAGCTCTACAACGGCGTCAAGCGCGGGGAGCCGGTCAAGCCGCTGCGGCTGTTCCTGCAGTCGAACAACTACCTGGCCGTGGTGTTCTGCGCGCTGGCCGTCGATTCGGTGCTGGCGCTGCCGACGCTGTTCGGCTGA